One window of Bdellovibrio sp. GT3 genomic DNA carries:
- a CDS encoding PilN domain-containing protein — protein sequence MIKINLASPAVGTNAALGSQFGDGDGGEILITDETRKEAIKRLVVALIPVIGLYVYQEQHIPQLQAQLSTMQTTLRELEEYNAKQAASVAEIKKFKEDEAIIEARISALDKISRDRYREIRVMDLLQQVIPEKAWLTQVNLNPEKMNVQGLGLSDFEVSQFLEALTKSVFLMDVNLVSSTEVTVDGMILKKFEISAVLERAQ from the coding sequence GTGATTAAAATTAATCTGGCCTCTCCTGCAGTAGGGACGAATGCGGCACTTGGCTCTCAATTTGGCGATGGTGATGGGGGTGAAATCCTTATTACCGATGAAACCCGCAAGGAAGCCATCAAGAGACTGGTGGTTGCGCTAATTCCGGTTATTGGTCTCTATGTTTATCAAGAACAGCACATTCCCCAGCTGCAAGCGCAGTTGTCGACTATGCAGACCACTCTTCGAGAGCTTGAAGAATACAATGCCAAGCAGGCTGCATCCGTGGCAGAGATTAAAAAGTTCAAGGAAGACGAAGCCATCATTGAGGCCCGTATTTCCGCTCTTGATAAAATCTCCAGAGATCGTTATCGCGAAATTCGCGTCATGGATCTTTTGCAGCAGGTAATTCCAGAAAAAGCATGGCTGACCCAAGTGAACTTGAATCCGGAAAAAATGAATGTCCAGGGATTGGGTCTGAGTGATTTTGAAGTGTCGCAGTTTTTGGAAGCTTTGACGAAGTCGGTTTTCCTGATGGATGTGAATTTGGTCAGTTCCACGGAAGTAACTGTGGATGGAATGATTTTAAAGAAATTTGAAATCAGCGCGGTTTTGGAGAGAGCACAATGA
- a CDS encoding prepilin peptidase has product MSSLDTFYYIVFFVFGALLGSFGNVVIYRLPREESVVKPRSYCYSCKTQIAWYDNIPIFSWFILRGKCRKCGAKFSFRYPLVEIIMGVLFALCYHYAGISWSLIEYLLFVFGLVICTFIDLDHMILPDEFTLSGIVIGLVGAALNPQREFLDALFGVLMGGGFLWGMAYLYWIFTKQEGMGGGDIKLLAWIGAIVGWQAIPFVIMSSAIIGSVVGIVAARKQKAGLKTVIPFGPYLALGAILYLFGGQTIALWYLDLFLPGLS; this is encoded by the coding sequence TACCTTCTATTATATCGTTTTCTTCGTTTTTGGTGCTTTGCTAGGCAGCTTTGGAAATGTCGTTATTTATCGTCTGCCTCGCGAGGAAAGTGTCGTTAAGCCACGCAGCTATTGCTACAGCTGCAAAACGCAGATCGCATGGTATGACAATATTCCGATTTTTAGCTGGTTTATCCTGCGTGGAAAATGCCGTAAATGCGGTGCCAAGTTCTCTTTCCGCTATCCGTTGGTTGAAATCATCATGGGCGTACTATTTGCGCTTTGTTATCACTATGCAGGTATTTCCTGGTCACTGATTGAATATCTATTGTTTGTTTTCGGTTTGGTGATTTGTACATTTATTGATCTGGATCATATGATTTTGCCGGATGAGTTCACACTTTCCGGTATCGTGATTGGTTTGGTCGGGGCCGCATTGAATCCTCAACGTGAATTCCTGGATGCACTATTTGGTGTGTTGATGGGCGGGGGATTTTTGTGGGGCATGGCTTACCTATATTGGATCTTCACCAAACAGGAAGGTATGGGGGGCGGAGACATCAAACTCCTGGCTTGGATCGGTGCCATCGTTGGATGGCAGGCCATTCCGTTTGTGATTATGTCATCGGCCATCATCGGAAGTGTTGTTGGTATCGTTGCCGCCAGAAAACAAAAAGCAGGACTAAAGACTGTAATTCCGTTCGGACCTTACCTCGCCCTAGGTGCGATATTGTATTTGTTTGGCGGCCAGACGATAGCATTGTGGTACCTGGACCTTTTTCTTCCTGGATTAAGCTAA
- a CDS encoding pilus assembly protein PilP gives MKSVRWIMSYIIVAALGLWLAFAVSAKFMSPAYSQEQPPMEQPPGPPAAGPNNGDLPPEFMNEVNQAPPGGAPPPAPPPNVPPANTQTAPPAIPAPAPADFPQEPMPMGDAVTAPAAPSIGDMLSKDSYVYDPNGKRDPFKPFRVIKVSRKEVPVDQLEPLQRWDLDRLQIIGILWDVRTPRAMVRDPDGGVFTVVKNSKMGRNDGYISAIREGEIVVIETRFDEDKPIKESRIMEFKK, from the coding sequence GTGAAATCAGTAAGATGGATTATGTCTTACATTATAGTTGCCGCATTGGGGCTTTGGCTGGCATTCGCTGTCAGCGCTAAGTTCATGTCTCCGGCATACTCTCAAGAGCAGCCTCCCATGGAACAGCCTCCGGGACCTCCCGCTGCAGGGCCCAACAATGGAGACTTGCCTCCTGAGTTTATGAACGAAGTAAATCAGGCGCCGCCAGGCGGAGCACCGCCACCGGCTCCTCCGCCAAATGTTCCGCCTGCCAATACGCAAACGGCACCGCCGGCAATTCCGGCACCAGCTCCAGCTGACTTCCCTCAGGAGCCAATGCCAATGGGTGATGCGGTGACAGCACCGGCAGCTCCTTCAATCGGGGATATGCTGTCTAAAGACAGCTATGTATATGATCCAAATGGCAAGCGCGATCCGTTCAAGCCGTTTAGAGTTATTAAAGTCAGCCGCAAAGAAGTTCCAGTGGATCAGTTGGAGCCTTTGCAGCGTTGGGATCTGGACAGATTGCAGATCATCGGTATTTTGTGGGACGTAAGAACCCCACGTGCCATGGTTCGCGATCCAGATGGCGGTGTGTTTACAGTGGTTAAGAACTCAAAAATGGGCCGAAATGATGGATATATTTCGGCTATCCGTGAAGGTGAGATTGTCGTTATCGAAACACGTTTCGATGAAGACAAGCCAATTAAAGAATCTCGCATCATGGAGTTTAAAAAATAA
- a CDS encoding type IV pilus secretin PilQ, which yields MNGFIRLMIVSALIASLTSCASRPPQDDLLLDDGLDSSANAELSLDDISDEPVAEADSGAAAPADSGSTDEFADFENDSAPAQPTEQAQGGNLEDEFNMAEGDAPAAAPAEQAPAQADAGPVEMPPIEEMAPPAEPEIADMPEQPAVPAPEPEISQEPVVSPVADNQAKPATITDLQFKSNENGGTVVVQANRPLNFTTRTNPDLHQYIVEVENAILPDRLKRSLNTKDIRGAVGAIDAYQNPGSTTARFVIQLREGVSEPAVQNEGNSLLIVAAGTAATNVAADSSAGETEGQTAGSETKILPNQNLTEFLTGNTQFYGKKISIETSNMDIRDALNLITEESGVNMVIAEEVRGSVSLKLRQVPWDQALVVLMRARKLGYTRQGNVLRIAPLVDLRSEEDDANKLALARKNLEPLKVRMFSISYAKVDDLEKKLKDFLGERGKVVGDPRTSSLVVTDIAENIDRAAKLIHSLDTQPPQVLIEGKIVEASERFMRSIGVSWNVSGQSINLGNTQRGPVTMNPRFNINPTNSPTGAFNFAVDVGTLDIFGSISAALSLSETEQKVKTLSSPRILTMSNETAYISQTTEVPVKQTTITGNSQQDTYQFKPLALRLDVTPQVTVDGSVMMKVKVARQTRGATEGDGAFSTDAREADTRVLVKNGQTAVIGGIYTSDATDGETGVPWFREIPYLGNLFKMKAVNKEKRELLVFLTPRVTTPAVTPANSDQM from the coding sequence ATGAACGGATTCATTAGACTAATGATCGTCTCTGCATTGATTGCATCTCTTACCTCGTGTGCAAGCCGCCCACCACAGGACGATCTGCTATTGGATGATGGCCTTGATTCCTCTGCAAACGCGGAATTAAGCCTGGATGATATTTCCGATGAACCTGTCGCTGAAGCTGACTCGGGAGCTGCTGCTCCGGCGGACTCAGGCTCCACAGACGAATTTGCGGATTTCGAAAATGACAGCGCACCAGCTCAGCCGACAGAGCAGGCTCAGGGTGGAAATCTTGAGGACGAATTCAATATGGCTGAAGGTGATGCGCCTGCGGCGGCCCCAGCGGAACAAGCTCCTGCGCAAGCGGATGCAGGTCCGGTGGAAATGCCACCTATCGAGGAAATGGCTCCTCCAGCAGAACCAGAGATCGCGGATATGCCAGAGCAGCCAGCTGTTCCAGCACCAGAGCCGGAAATCTCTCAGGAACCAGTTGTATCACCAGTTGCGGATAATCAGGCAAAACCTGCGACCATCACGGACCTGCAGTTTAAATCCAATGAAAATGGCGGGACAGTTGTAGTTCAGGCAAATCGTCCTTTGAACTTTACGACTCGTACAAATCCTGATTTGCACCAATATATAGTCGAAGTCGAAAATGCCATTCTTCCGGATCGTCTGAAGCGTTCATTGAATACCAAGGACATTCGTGGTGCGGTGGGCGCAATTGATGCTTATCAAAACCCAGGATCCACAACAGCACGCTTTGTGATTCAATTGCGTGAAGGCGTCTCTGAGCCAGCAGTACAGAACGAAGGGAACTCTCTTCTGATCGTTGCTGCCGGTACAGCGGCCACTAACGTTGCTGCAGATTCTTCAGCGGGAGAGACGGAAGGTCAAACTGCCGGATCTGAAACTAAAATTCTGCCAAATCAAAACCTGACAGAATTCCTGACGGGCAATACGCAGTTTTACGGTAAAAAAATCTCCATCGAGACCAGCAACATGGATATCCGCGATGCTTTGAATCTGATCACAGAGGAAAGCGGCGTGAACATGGTCATTGCTGAAGAGGTTCGTGGTAGCGTCAGTTTGAAACTGCGCCAGGTTCCTTGGGATCAGGCTTTGGTTGTTCTTATGAGAGCACGTAAACTTGGATATACGCGCCAGGGCAACGTGCTAAGAATTGCTCCCTTGGTTGATTTGCGCTCCGAGGAAGACGATGCGAATAAACTGGCTTTGGCTCGTAAAAATCTGGAGCCATTGAAAGTTCGTATGTTCTCTATCAGTTACGCAAAAGTCGATGACCTTGAAAAGAAGCTAAAAGACTTCTTGGGCGAGCGTGGTAAAGTCGTAGGCGACCCACGTACAAGCTCATTGGTTGTGACTGATATCGCAGAAAACATCGATCGCGCAGCGAAGTTGATCCACAGCCTGGATACACAGCCGCCACAAGTCTTGATTGAGGGTAAAATCGTTGAAGCCTCCGAGCGTTTCATGCGCTCGATCGGTGTCAGCTGGAACGTTTCCGGTCAGTCGATCAATCTGGGCAATACTCAGCGTGGTCCGGTGACGATGAATCCACGATTCAATATCAATCCGACAAACTCTCCGACGGGTGCATTCAACTTCGCCGTGGATGTTGGTACTCTGGACATTTTCGGAAGTATTTCAGCGGCCTTGTCGTTATCTGAAACTGAGCAGAAAGTTAAGACCTTGTCCTCTCCACGTATCCTGACAATGTCCAATGAGACAGCGTACATTAGTCAGACTACAGAAGTACCGGTCAAGCAAACGACGATCACAGGCAACTCCCAGCAGGATACGTATCAATTTAAGCCATTGGCACTGCGTTTAGATGTTACTCCTCAGGTAACGGTGGACGGATCTGTTATGATGAAAGTTAAAGTGGCTCGTCAAACCCGTGGTGCGACTGAGGGTGACGGGGCGTTCTCGACGGATGCACGTGAGGCAGATACACGCGTACTGGTTAAGAATGGTCAGACCGCAGTTATCGGGGGTATCTACACAAGTGATGCCACTGATGGTGAAACAGGTGTTCCTTGGTTCCGTGAAATTCCGTACCTGGGCAACCTGTTCAAAATGAAAGCTGTTAACAAAGAGAAGAGAGAGCTTTTGGTGTTCCTGACTCCGCGAGTGACAACTCCAGCAGTAACGCCAGCTAACTCTGATCAAATGTAG
- the pilO gene encoding type 4a pilus biogenesis protein PilO, with product MNKFFETLATYTYGKAFGLGILLCAVFYFTLYDDGSALQAQIAGVQQQVQEQEAKKKDTDATLKQVNEMREKLGRLSQQYQEISRRLPTVLFSIDINKAIDGFARGAGVSVKIKKPTENIKREVVEEVPVDVTLEGSYAQLAQFVSLVSSSERMARVKNIVITEQSDADPTKKLKFEGQVVGYKLAPEKEKTETAQ from the coding sequence ATGAATAAGTTCTTCGAAACACTTGCCACATATACTTACGGGAAGGCTTTCGGTTTAGGTATTCTGCTTTGTGCGGTATTTTACTTCACGTTGTACGATGACGGTTCTGCTCTTCAGGCGCAGATCGCCGGTGTTCAGCAACAGGTGCAAGAGCAGGAAGCCAAAAAGAAAGACACTGACGCCACTTTGAAACAAGTTAATGAAATGCGTGAAAAGCTGGGGCGCCTCAGTCAGCAATATCAGGAGATTTCACGTCGATTGCCCACGGTGTTGTTTTCCATTGATATCAATAAGGCCATTGACGGTTTTGCGCGCGGCGCGGGTGTCAGTGTTAAAATCAAAAAGCCAACGGAAAATATCAAACGCGAAGTCGTTGAAGAAGTTCCTGTGGACGTGACTTTAGAGGGCAGCTACGCACAGCTGGCGCAATTTGTATCACTCGTGTCCTCCTCGGAGCGTATGGCACGCGTGAAGAACATTGTAATTACAGAACAGTCGGATGCAGATCCGACCAAGAAGTTGAAATTTGAAGGTCAGGTTGTGGGTTATAAACTTGCTCCTGAAAAAGAAAAAACGGAGACGGCGCAGTGA
- the pilM gene encoding type IV pilus assembly protein PilM translates to MFFKSKKVIGLDIGTSSIKLAEMDVSGKGAQLLSFGIVPTPPSSVSGGEIVDIASVGIAIQNLINEVKSKRKNIATAMWGTAVIVKKITIPKMDKKLVKDQIRFEAEQYIPFDINNISLAHHILPTSVSPDTMDILLIAAQNELVTQYTQVIEFSALKCSILDVSGFALANSFEANYGKFTGEVIGILNFGASITNFVVLQYGEIIFCRDIPVGGANYTNEIHKAMGVTVGEAEALKLSAVSRRDVPDDVHSVISATNEAVTEEIRSSLDFLSATTNGLTLNRCFYTGGSSQTSGLVETITRVTGIPMEPFNPFAKIKANPKKFSPEYLAQIRNFAGVVTGLALRQEGDGT, encoded by the coding sequence ATGTTTTTTAAATCGAAAAAAGTAATCGGACTCGACATCGGTACGAGTTCCATTAAATTAGCCGAAATGGACGTGAGTGGAAAGGGAGCCCAGCTGCTCTCCTTTGGTATCGTTCCCACTCCTCCAAGTTCCGTTTCTGGCGGCGAAATAGTTGATATCGCATCAGTTGGTATAGCTATTCAGAATCTGATCAACGAAGTTAAATCCAAGCGAAAAAACATTGCCACGGCCATGTGGGGAACTGCGGTTATCGTCAAGAAAATCACAATACCAAAAATGGACAAGAAGTTGGTTAAGGATCAAATTCGCTTCGAGGCCGAGCAATACATTCCGTTTGATATCAATAATATCAGCTTGGCCCATCACATTCTTCCGACCAGCGTTTCTCCGGATACAATGGATATTCTATTGATTGCCGCCCAAAATGAATTGGTGACCCAGTACACACAAGTCATCGAGTTCAGTGCATTGAAATGCTCTATTCTGGATGTCAGCGGCTTTGCTCTGGCTAACTCCTTTGAGGCGAATTACGGAAAATTCACCGGCGAAGTTATCGGTATTTTGAACTTTGGTGCTTCGATTACGAACTTCGTTGTGCTTCAGTACGGCGAAATTATTTTCTGTCGTGATATTCCGGTTGGTGGCGCCAACTATACAAATGAAATTCACAAAGCGATGGGTGTCACAGTGGGCGAGGCGGAAGCATTGAAGCTCAGTGCTGTTTCCCGTCGTGATGTTCCAGATGATGTGCACAGTGTGATCAGTGCCACCAACGAAGCTGTCACCGAAGAAATTCGCAGCAGTTTGGACTTTCTGAGTGCAACTACAAATGGTCTGACTTTGAATCGTTGTTTCTATACAGGCGGCAGTTCACAAACTTCCGGCTTGGTTGAAACGATCACGCGTGTGACTGGTATTCCAATGGAGCCATTCAACCCGTTTGCCAAAATCAAGGCCAATCCCAAGAAGTTCTCCCCAGAGTATCTGGCGCAGATCCGCAACTTTGCGGGTGTCGTTACCGGATTGGCGCTTCGTCAGGAAGGGGATGGCACGTGA